A single genomic interval of Desulfobacteraceae bacterium harbors:
- the rpsP gene encoding 30S ribosomal protein S16 — MPVKIRLARHGAKKKPFYRIVVANSEARRDGRFLEVVGTYNPLPDPAQVTFKNERVQYWMSQGAIPTPTVKNLLKKEGIFANPL; from the coding sequence ATGCCAGTAAAGATCAGATTGGCCAGACACGGCGCCAAAAAGAAGCCTTTTTACCGTATTGTGGTCGCCAATTCCGAAGCCCGGCGCGACGGTCGCTTCCTGGAGGTCGTGGGCACCTACAACCCTCTGCCGGACCCGGCCCAGGTGACCTTCAAAAACGAGCGCGTCCAGTACTGGATGAGCCAGGGGGCGATTCCCACCCCAACGGTAAAAAACCTTTTGAAAAAAGAAGGGATTTTTGCTAATCCTCTATAA
- a CDS encoding KH domain-containing protein yields MKELIKYIAQALVDHPEEVSVAEVEGNQTSVLELKVAKEDLGKVIGKQGRTARAMRTILSAASAKVKKRTVLEIIE; encoded by the coding sequence ATGAAAGAGCTCATCAAGTACATCGCTCAGGCACTGGTTGACCATCCCGAAGAAGTCTCCGTTGCAGAAGTAGAGGGAAATCAGACCTCGGTCCTGGAACTCAAGGTGGCCAAAGAGGATCTCGGCAAGGTGATCGGCAAACAGGGGCGGACGGCCCGTGCCATGCGAACCATTTTAAGCGCCGCTTCCGCCAAGGTCAAAAAGCGGACCGTTCTTGAGATCATTGAGTAG
- the rimM gene encoding ribosome maturation factor RimM (Essential for efficient processing of 16S rRNA): protein MRSLSSPFNMADAGEILIGEIVGVHGIRGNLKVRSYAESDALFAPNLTLAVKPVRGAKTVCRVKSVQPHGQGLLMALEGVDSRGQAEALRGAALYIQRCLLAEPQDGAFFWYELIGLRVLTEKDQYVGKVAAVFQTGSNDVYVVRNPEGERTEILLPAIASVIREIDLDTGVMRVRLLEGL from the coding sequence TTGAGATCATTGAGTAGCCCGTTCAACATGGCCGACGCCGGCGAGATTCTGATCGGTGAAATCGTCGGCGTCCACGGAATCCGTGGCAACCTCAAGGTGCGCTCCTACGCCGAGAGCGACGCGTTGTTCGCGCCCAATCTGACCCTGGCGGTCAAGCCGGTGCGCGGCGCCAAAACCGTGTGCCGGGTCAAATCGGTGCAGCCCCATGGGCAGGGGCTGTTGATGGCCCTCGAGGGCGTCGACTCCCGCGGCCAGGCCGAGGCCCTGCGGGGGGCGGCGCTTTATATCCAGAGGTGCCTGCTGGCCGAACCCCAGGACGGGGCCTTTTTTTGGTACGAGCTGATCGGTCTGCGTGTTCTCACGGAGAAAGACCAATACGTCGGAAAGGTGGCCGCCGTTTTTCAGACCGGCAGCAACGACGTCTATGTGGTCCGCAATCCCGAAGGCGAACGCACGGAGATCCTGCTGCCGGCCATCGCCTCGGTGATTCGGGAGATCGATCTGGATACCGGCGTCATGCGGGTGCGCCTGCTGGAAGGGCTATGA
- the trmD gene encoding tRNA (guanosine(37)-N1)-methyltransferase TrmD — MQFAVLTIFPDMVGALCGHGVIRRAIEQHKISIDCIDIRAFAKGRHRVTDDRPYGGGCGMVMKPEPLAAAIRAAKGRAPNAPTVLLTPQGRPFTQRLAQELAAGEGLTLVCGRYEGVDERICGRFIDYEISIGDYVLTGGELAAMVVIDAVARLIPGVLGGVESADKDSFSGDLLEHGHFTRPSEFEGEPVPAVLLSGNHEEIRRWRLEASLVRTVLKRPDLLAGRDCTAEEIAILKRWQHTVGKIIDAQSLRGAGAPPGGQ, encoded by the coding sequence ATGCAGTTTGCCGTTTTAACGATTTTTCCGGATATGGTGGGGGCCTTATGCGGGCATGGTGTTATCCGCAGAGCCATCGAGCAGCATAAAATCAGCATCGATTGTATCGATATTCGCGCGTTTGCCAAAGGCCGGCACCGGGTAACCGATGACCGGCCTTATGGCGGGGGCTGCGGCATGGTGATGAAGCCCGAGCCGCTGGCCGCCGCCATCCGCGCCGCCAAAGGCAGGGCCCCGAATGCCCCGACGGTGCTGCTGACCCCCCAGGGGCGCCCGTTCACCCAGCGGCTGGCCCAGGAGCTGGCCGCCGGCGAGGGTCTCACCCTGGTCTGCGGGCGCTACGAAGGGGTCGATGAGCGCATCTGCGGCCGCTTCATCGATTACGAGATTTCCATCGGCGACTACGTCCTGACCGGCGGGGAACTGGCCGCGATGGTGGTCATCGATGCGGTGGCGCGCCTGATTCCGGGTGTTCTGGGAGGGGTCGAGTCCGCGGACAAAGACTCTTTCTCCGGGGACCTGCTGGAGCACGGCCACTTCACCCGGCCCTCGGAGTTCGAGGGCGAGCCGGTCCCGGCGGTCCTGCTCTCGGGCAATCACGAGGAAATCCGCCGCTGGCGGCTGGAGGCTTCCCTGGTGCGCACGGTCCTGAAGCGTCCGGATCTGCTCGCCGGGCGGGACTGCACGGCCGAGGAGATCGCGATTCTCAAGCGCTGGCAGCATACGGTGGGAAAGATCATCGATGCCCAATCTCTACGTGGCGCTGGTGCACCACCCGGTGGTCAATAA
- a CDS encoding RNA methyltransferase, whose amino-acid sequence MPNLYVALVHHPVVNKDGDTIAAAVTNLDLHDIARVAKTYGVKGFYVTTPLADQQHLVRRITAHWLEGPGGCHNPKRREALALIRLADSLEQALAEIGREAGERPRTVATAARRRPGSIGFGDLRRQLSGGSPHVLVLGTAWGLAPSVFEAADTVLEPVEGPSLYNHLSVRAAAAVILDRLLACRAKEDLETD is encoded by the coding sequence ATGCCCAATCTCTACGTGGCGCTGGTGCACCACCCGGTGGTCAATAAAGACGGCGATACGATCGCCGCGGCGGTGACCAACCTGGACCTGCACGACATCGCCCGGGTCGCCAAAACATACGGTGTCAAAGGGTTTTACGTCACCACGCCGCTGGCCGACCAGCAGCACCTGGTGCGGCGGATCACGGCCCACTGGCTGGAGGGCCCCGGCGGGTGCCACAACCCCAAACGCCGGGAGGCCCTGGCGCTGATCCGGCTGGCCGACAGCCTCGAGCAGGCCCTGGCCGAGATCGGCCGGGAGGCGGGAGAGCGCCCGCGGACGGTGGCCACCGCCGCCCGCCGCCGACCCGGCAGCATCGGCTTCGGCGATTTGCGCAGGCAGCTTTCGGGGGGAAGCCCGCACGTGCTGGTTTTGGGGACGGCCTGGGGTCTCGCGCCATCGGTGTTCGAAGCGGCCGATACGGTGCTGGAGCCGGTTGAAGGGCCCAGCTTATACAACCACCTTTCGGTCCGGGCGGCGGCGGCGGTGATTCTGGATCGCCTGCTGGCCTGCCGGGCCAAGGAAGATTTGGAAACCGATTAA
- the rplS gene encoding 50S ribosomal protein L19, whose product MEPIKELERELIRLDLPAFAAGDTVKVHVKIKEGEKERIQVFQGVVISKRKGGINASFTVRKVSYGIGVERIFPLHSPIIDKIEVVTRGRVRRAKIYYLRNLRGKAARIRERRLN is encoded by the coding sequence ATGGAACCAATCAAGGAACTGGAAAGAGAACTGATCCGCCTCGACCTGCCGGCCTTTGCCGCGGGCGACACGGTCAAGGTGCACGTTAAAATCAAGGAAGGTGAAAAGGAGCGCATCCAGGTCTTCCAAGGCGTGGTCATCAGCAAGCGCAAGGGCGGGATCAACGCGTCTTTCACCGTCCGCAAGGTGTCCTACGGCATCGGGGTGGAGCGGATCTTTCCGCTGCACTCGCCGATCATCGACAAGATTGAGGTGGTTACCCGGGGGCGGGTGCGGCGCGCCAAGATCTACTACCTGCGCAACCTCCGGGGCAAGGCCGCCCGGATCCGCGAACGGCGTCTGAACTAG